In a single window of the Cydia pomonella isolate Wapato2018A chromosome 2, ilCydPomo1, whole genome shotgun sequence genome:
- the LOC133534436 gene encoding venom serine protease-like, producing the protein MPYLVSIKATQIKLQNVSEEGRTLYVWDSFCGGSIIHPSKVLTAAHCFELNNFFLVKHTSAIRVVAGSLQNEVVHTGNTETTADMQWRGVQRLRLHEHFNFPLNDIALVIVDTPFHFNANVSSIRYVQRVVDYPEICKSGGYGDLSYNTDLRLRSSVLMVALIKTMPRWQCSGIWEMDMSSYVCSESVVSDVAQGDSGGPLACTGTRDPNEQPGRIYCWEL; encoded by the coding sequence ATGCCTTATTTAGTGTCGATCAAGGCTAcccaaataaaactacaaaatgtATCTGAAGAGGGAAGAACGTTATATGTGTGGGACAGTTTTTGCGGTGGGAGCATCATACATCCTAGCAAAGTGCTTACAGCTGCACATTGCTTTGAGTTGAACAACTTTTTCTTGGTGAAACACACAAGCGCTATAAGAGTCGTCGCAGGCAGCTTACAGAATGAGGTGGTGCATACAGGCAACACGGAAACCACGGCCGACATGCAATGGAGAGGGGTCCAGCGATTGCGACTGCATGAGCATTTCAACTTCCCGCTTAACGATATAGCATTAGTAATAGTAGATACGCCGTTTCATTTCAACGCAAATGTGAGCTCCATACGTTACGTTCAGAGGGTAGTTGACTATCCAGAAATCTGCAAATCGGGTGGATATGGAGATCTGAGCTATAATACTGACTTAAGGTTGCGGTCATCTGTTTTAATGGTAGCTCTTATCAAAACAATGCCGCGATGGCAATGCTCCGGAATCTGGGAGATGGATATGAGTTCATACGTTTGCTCGGAGTCGGTGGTCTCAGACGTGGCGCAGGGAGACTCGGGCGGGCCACTGGCTTGTACGGGGACTCGGGACCCGAACGAGCAACCTGGAAGGATATATTGTTGGGAATTGTGA